From Amphiprion ocellaris isolate individual 3 ecotype Okinawa chromosome 10, ASM2253959v1, whole genome shotgun sequence, one genomic window encodes:
- the zbtb41 gene encoding zinc finger and BTB domain-containing protein 41 isoform X1, producing MKKKLSTMLRPKRGRQVSANSELATDSSTALDSSSPVNSETVQESASQIRHLMMSQQSHNLLKFLNEDRTRQKFCDMSVSVGGKIYSAHKVVLAHGSSYFHAELSKNPAATTHVTLDHVEASVFQHLLGFLYTAECIVAETELPALTEAARFLDMMDILKLLCEEEEHNPVSVIQAETRGSPKVEISSSDSSGADTDLQSLPDVKCTSFSRRFNTQNSLQNDIAEVHTDEQQEASAEEVKTTGQRSATTRRSARRKRTPTKYKRDDVECSVATPEEKQRTVSSRQQNEGRGEAAAAAAEMVMKTQTTTLDETSKPTLGDDMMDEEEDEEGGDINADFAAHKKVAGVCGPDRSVSQQGSQAERTEQQSAQVEVHVTAAAGSSNQIPVYPEGLAPVIIQTSSKKTLKCPKCDKTFDRAGKYESHTRVHTGEKPFQCDICLQRYSTKSNLTVHKKKHASDAPFQKKEHKCPFCNKLHASKKTLAKHVRRFHPDHIQEFLTKRKRKSEGWKCAVRTSFSFRIFICLKTFTRRPHLQEHMILHTQDRPFKCSFCDEYFKSRFARLKHQEKYHLGPFPCEICGRQFNDTGNRKRHIECTHGGKRKWTCFVCGKSVRERTTLMEHLRIHSGEKPHLCSICGQSFRHGSSYRLHLRVHHDDKRYECDECGKTFIRHDHLTKHQKIHSGEKAHQCEECGKCFRRHDHLTVHYKSVHLGEKVWQKYKTAVHQCEVCKKEFKGKSSLEMHFRTHSGEKPHRCPECHQTFRIKKTLTKHMVIHSDARPFNCPHCSATFKRKDKLKYHVDHVHSARFTEQPLSTLGEDKIVSIPFEETSKAYHTEPKSTLQSPPTSTDACVPVSLVPVQMAGGGQGDLNAHRASSLSSQTHSHVSMQAQGQQQNSGYQAATDLAFLEKYTLTPQPANIVHPVRPDQMLDPREQSYLGTLLGLDSASSVQNISNSDHTH from the exons ATGAAGAAGAAGCTCAGCACGATGCTGCGTCCCAAACGTGGCAGGCAGGTCAGTGCCAACAGTGAACTTGCTACAGACTCATCCACTGCACTGGACTCCAGTTCTCCAGTAAATTCTGAAACTGTGCAAGAATCAGCCTCACAAATCAGACACTTGATGATGTCGCAGCAAAGCCACAACCTCTTGAAGTTCTTGAATGAGGACCGGACTCGGCAGAAGTTCTGCGACATGTCAGTGTCTGTAGGTGGGAAGATCTACAGCGCCCACAAGGTGGTGTTGGCCCACGGGAGCAGCTACTTCCATGCGGAGCTGTCCAAGAACCCCGCTGCAACAACACATGTGACTCTAGACCAcgtggaagcctctgttttcCAGCACCTGCTTGGCTTTTTGTACACAGCCGAGTGCATTGTTGCAGAGACTGAGCTACCGGCTCTGACTGAAGCTGCACGATTCCTGGACATGATGGATATATTAAAGCTGTTATGCGAAGAAGAAGAGCACAACCCTGTAAGTGTGATCCAGGCTGAGACAAGAGGCTCTCCAAAGGTGGAAATAAGCTCCAGTGACTCATCAGGAGCTGACACAGACCTCCAGAGCCTGCCTGATGTTAAGTGCACCTCGTTCAGTCGCCGGTTTAACACTCAAAACTCCCTGCAGAATGACATAGCTGAGGTTCACACTGATGAACAGCAGGAAGCTTCAGCTGAAGAAGTGAAGACGACTGGCCAGAGGAGCGCAACAACACGGAGATCAGCTCGTCGGAAGAGAACGCCCACCAAGTACAAGAGAGATGATGTAGAATGCTCTGTTGCCACTCctgaggaaaaacaaagaactGTATCATCAAGGCAGCAAAATGAAGGcagaggagaagcagcagcagcagcagcagagatggtTATGAAAACCCAGACGACTACACTGGATGAGACATCTAAACCCACTCTGGGGGACGACATgatggatgaggaggaggacgaagaggGAGGAGACATAAATGCAGACTTTGCTGCTCACAAGAAAGTTGCTGGGGTTTGTGGCCCAGACAGAAGTGTAAGCCAGCAGGGTTCACAAGCAGAAAGGACAGAACAACAGTCTGCTCAGGTGGAAGTAcatgtgacagcagcagcaggaagctcCAACCAGATTCCTGTTTATCCTGAAGGTCTGGCTCCGGTCATCATCCAAACCTCCAGCAAGAAGACTCTCAAGTGTCCCAAATGTGACAAGACCTTTGACCGTGCAG GGAAATATGAGAGTCACACCCGAGTgcacacaggagagaaaccgTTTCAGTGTGACATCTGTCTTCAGCGTTACTCCACCAAGTCCAACCTGACGGTACACAAGAAGAAGCATGCCAGCGACGCTCCGTTCCAGAAGAAAGAGCACAAATGTCCCTTCTGCAACAAACTCCATGCCAGCAAGAAAACTCTGGCCAAACATGTCAGGAG GTTTCATCCAGACCACATCCAAGAGTTTCTCAccaagaggaagaggaagagtgAGGGCTGGAAGTGTGCTGTAAGGACGAGTTTCAGTTTTAGAATATTC ATTTGTTTGAAGACCTTCACACGCAGACCTCATCTGCAGGAGCACATGATCCTTCACACACAAGACCGGCCTTTTAAATGCTCCTTCTGTGACGAATACTTCAAATCCAGGTTTGCAAGGCTGAAGCACCAAGAGAAGTACCACTTAG GCCCATTTCCCTGTGAGATCTGTGGCCGTCAGTTTAATGACACAGGCAACAGAAAGAGGCACATTGAGTGCACACATGGAGGCAAAAGGAAATGGACCTGCTTTGTTTGTGGGAAATCAGTGAGGGAGAG GACGACACTAATGGAGCACTTGAGGATTCACAGCGGAGAGAAGCCTCACCTCTGCAGTATTTGTGGCCAAAGTTTCCGTCACGGCAGCTCCTACAG GCTCCACCTCCGAGTCCATCATGATGACAAGCGTTACGAGTGTGACGAATGTGGGAAAACCTTCATACGCCACGATCACCTGACCAAACATCAGAAAATACACTCTG GTGAAAAAGCACACCAGTGTGAAGAATGTGGCAAGTGCTTCAGACGACATGATCATCTGACAGTCCACTACAAAAGCGTTCATTTGGGAGAGAAAGTTTGGCAGAA ATATAAAACTGCTGTACATCAGTGTGAAGTTTGCAAGAAAGAGTTTAAAGGAAAGTCCAGTCTAGAAATGCACTTCAGGACACACTCAg GTGAGAAACCTCACCGATGTCCTGAGTGCCATCAGACATTTCGGATCAAGAAGACTCTAACAAAACACATGGTGATCCACTCAGACGCTCGTCCTTTTAACTGTCCCCACTGCAGCGCCACCTTTAAGAGAAAAGACAAGCTCAAGTACCATGTGGACCATGTGCACAGTGCCCGGTTCACTGAGCAGCCTCTCAGCACGCTCGGCGAGGACAAAATAGTCTCCATTCCCTTCGAGGAAACCTCCAAAGCGTACCACACCGAGCCTAAATCGACCCTCCAGAGCCCCCCCACCTCCACAGATGCCTGCGTGCCCGTCTCTTTAGTTCCTGTCCAGATGGCCGGAGGAGGGCAGGGCGACTTGAACGCTCACAGAGCCTCGTCTCTCTCCTCCCAGACTCACAGCCATGTCAGCATGCAGGCTCAAGGACAGCAGCAGAACTCTGGCTACCAGGCGGCTACAGACCTGGCCTTCTTAGAGAAGTACACCCTCACCCCTCAGCCTGCTAACATCGTCCACCCCGTGAGGCCCGATCAGATGCTGGACCCTCGAGAGCAGTCGTACCTGGGCACACTGCTGGGCCTAGATTCAGCTTCTTCTGTGCAGAACATCTCCAACTCTGATCACACTCACTGA
- the zbtb41 gene encoding zinc finger and BTB domain-containing protein 41 isoform X2, translating into MKKKLSTMLRPKRGRQVSANSELATDSSTALDSSSPVNSETVQESASQIRHLMMSQQSHNLLKFLNEDRTRQKFCDMSVSVGGKIYSAHKVVLAHGSSYFHAELSKNPAATTHVTLDHVEASVFQHLLGFLYTAECIVAETELPALTEAARFLDMMDILKLLCEEEEHNPVSVIQAETRGSPKVEISSSDSSGADTDLQSLPDVKCTSFSRRFNTQNSLQNDIAEVHTDEQQEASAEEVKTTGQRSATTRRSARRKRTPTKYKRDDVECSVATPEEKQRTVSSRQQNEGRGEAAAAAAEMVMKTQTTTLDETSKPTLGDDMMDEEEDEEGGDINADFAAHKKVAGVCGPDRSVSQQGSQAERTEQQSAQVEVHVTAAAGSSNQIPVYPEGLAPVIIQTSSKKTLKCPKCDKTFDRAGKYESHTRVHTGEKPFQCDICLQRYSTKSNLTVHKKKHASDAPFQKKEHKCPFCNKLHASKKTLAKHVRRFHPDHIQEFLTKRKRKSEGWKCAICLKTFTRRPHLQEHMILHTQDRPFKCSFCDEYFKSRFARLKHQEKYHLGPFPCEICGRQFNDTGNRKRHIECTHGGKRKWTCFVCGKSVRERTTLMEHLRIHSGEKPHLCSICGQSFRHGSSYRLHLRVHHDDKRYECDECGKTFIRHDHLTKHQKIHSGEKAHQCEECGKCFRRHDHLTVHYKSVHLGEKVWQKYKTAVHQCEVCKKEFKGKSSLEMHFRTHSGEKPHRCPECHQTFRIKKTLTKHMVIHSDARPFNCPHCSATFKRKDKLKYHVDHVHSARFTEQPLSTLGEDKIVSIPFEETSKAYHTEPKSTLQSPPTSTDACVPVSLVPVQMAGGGQGDLNAHRASSLSSQTHSHVSMQAQGQQQNSGYQAATDLAFLEKYTLTPQPANIVHPVRPDQMLDPREQSYLGTLLGLDSASSVQNISNSDHTH; encoded by the exons ATGAAGAAGAAGCTCAGCACGATGCTGCGTCCCAAACGTGGCAGGCAGGTCAGTGCCAACAGTGAACTTGCTACAGACTCATCCACTGCACTGGACTCCAGTTCTCCAGTAAATTCTGAAACTGTGCAAGAATCAGCCTCACAAATCAGACACTTGATGATGTCGCAGCAAAGCCACAACCTCTTGAAGTTCTTGAATGAGGACCGGACTCGGCAGAAGTTCTGCGACATGTCAGTGTCTGTAGGTGGGAAGATCTACAGCGCCCACAAGGTGGTGTTGGCCCACGGGAGCAGCTACTTCCATGCGGAGCTGTCCAAGAACCCCGCTGCAACAACACATGTGACTCTAGACCAcgtggaagcctctgttttcCAGCACCTGCTTGGCTTTTTGTACACAGCCGAGTGCATTGTTGCAGAGACTGAGCTACCGGCTCTGACTGAAGCTGCACGATTCCTGGACATGATGGATATATTAAAGCTGTTATGCGAAGAAGAAGAGCACAACCCTGTAAGTGTGATCCAGGCTGAGACAAGAGGCTCTCCAAAGGTGGAAATAAGCTCCAGTGACTCATCAGGAGCTGACACAGACCTCCAGAGCCTGCCTGATGTTAAGTGCACCTCGTTCAGTCGCCGGTTTAACACTCAAAACTCCCTGCAGAATGACATAGCTGAGGTTCACACTGATGAACAGCAGGAAGCTTCAGCTGAAGAAGTGAAGACGACTGGCCAGAGGAGCGCAACAACACGGAGATCAGCTCGTCGGAAGAGAACGCCCACCAAGTACAAGAGAGATGATGTAGAATGCTCTGTTGCCACTCctgaggaaaaacaaagaactGTATCATCAAGGCAGCAAAATGAAGGcagaggagaagcagcagcagcagcagcagagatggtTATGAAAACCCAGACGACTACACTGGATGAGACATCTAAACCCACTCTGGGGGACGACATgatggatgaggaggaggacgaagaggGAGGAGACATAAATGCAGACTTTGCTGCTCACAAGAAAGTTGCTGGGGTTTGTGGCCCAGACAGAAGTGTAAGCCAGCAGGGTTCACAAGCAGAAAGGACAGAACAACAGTCTGCTCAGGTGGAAGTAcatgtgacagcagcagcaggaagctcCAACCAGATTCCTGTTTATCCTGAAGGTCTGGCTCCGGTCATCATCCAAACCTCCAGCAAGAAGACTCTCAAGTGTCCCAAATGTGACAAGACCTTTGACCGTGCAG GGAAATATGAGAGTCACACCCGAGTgcacacaggagagaaaccgTTTCAGTGTGACATCTGTCTTCAGCGTTACTCCACCAAGTCCAACCTGACGGTACACAAGAAGAAGCATGCCAGCGACGCTCCGTTCCAGAAGAAAGAGCACAAATGTCCCTTCTGCAACAAACTCCATGCCAGCAAGAAAACTCTGGCCAAACATGTCAGGAG GTTTCATCCAGACCACATCCAAGAGTTTCTCAccaagaggaagaggaagagtgAGGGCTGGAAGTGTGCT ATTTGTTTGAAGACCTTCACACGCAGACCTCATCTGCAGGAGCACATGATCCTTCACACACAAGACCGGCCTTTTAAATGCTCCTTCTGTGACGAATACTTCAAATCCAGGTTTGCAAGGCTGAAGCACCAAGAGAAGTACCACTTAG GCCCATTTCCCTGTGAGATCTGTGGCCGTCAGTTTAATGACACAGGCAACAGAAAGAGGCACATTGAGTGCACACATGGAGGCAAAAGGAAATGGACCTGCTTTGTTTGTGGGAAATCAGTGAGGGAGAG GACGACACTAATGGAGCACTTGAGGATTCACAGCGGAGAGAAGCCTCACCTCTGCAGTATTTGTGGCCAAAGTTTCCGTCACGGCAGCTCCTACAG GCTCCACCTCCGAGTCCATCATGATGACAAGCGTTACGAGTGTGACGAATGTGGGAAAACCTTCATACGCCACGATCACCTGACCAAACATCAGAAAATACACTCTG GTGAAAAAGCACACCAGTGTGAAGAATGTGGCAAGTGCTTCAGACGACATGATCATCTGACAGTCCACTACAAAAGCGTTCATTTGGGAGAGAAAGTTTGGCAGAA ATATAAAACTGCTGTACATCAGTGTGAAGTTTGCAAGAAAGAGTTTAAAGGAAAGTCCAGTCTAGAAATGCACTTCAGGACACACTCAg GTGAGAAACCTCACCGATGTCCTGAGTGCCATCAGACATTTCGGATCAAGAAGACTCTAACAAAACACATGGTGATCCACTCAGACGCTCGTCCTTTTAACTGTCCCCACTGCAGCGCCACCTTTAAGAGAAAAGACAAGCTCAAGTACCATGTGGACCATGTGCACAGTGCCCGGTTCACTGAGCAGCCTCTCAGCACGCTCGGCGAGGACAAAATAGTCTCCATTCCCTTCGAGGAAACCTCCAAAGCGTACCACACCGAGCCTAAATCGACCCTCCAGAGCCCCCCCACCTCCACAGATGCCTGCGTGCCCGTCTCTTTAGTTCCTGTCCAGATGGCCGGAGGAGGGCAGGGCGACTTGAACGCTCACAGAGCCTCGTCTCTCTCCTCCCAGACTCACAGCCATGTCAGCATGCAGGCTCAAGGACAGCAGCAGAACTCTGGCTACCAGGCGGCTACAGACCTGGCCTTCTTAGAGAAGTACACCCTCACCCCTCAGCCTGCTAACATCGTCCACCCCGTGAGGCCCGATCAGATGCTGGACCCTCGAGAGCAGTCGTACCTGGGCACACTGCTGGGCCTAGATTCAGCTTCTTCTGTGCAGAACATCTCCAACTCTGATCACACTCACTGA